From a region of the Cryptomeria japonica unplaced genomic scaffold, Sugi_1.0 HiC_scaffold_221, whole genome shotgun sequence genome:
- the LOC131868837 gene encoding G-type lectin S-receptor-like serine/threonine-protein kinase At2g19130: MGNRAKLCFTLFLVVTVFSHLKSYGAAVEAGDTLSLGASLAGNQTIFSKNGTFELGFFSPNGSNWYIGIWYAKIPEKTIVWVANRETPARNRSGVLKLSREGNLVLFDTEGASIWSVNMSKKASRAVILDSGNFLMLSGNNKSETVWQSFDNPLNAVLPGMRFGGQQKLVSWKNSLDPAPGLFSLHVDPSGAKQFVVTWNNSVQYWETGTWEDKIFSGLPGLNKSFHMIVESSSSGLYFSYTLKPEYTVLSRYVLTKFGGMQVNAFVDGSKWNTYWSQPGDACAVYGLCGAYGTCNSNSDNGAWDSQDWGSSGCVR; this comes from the coding sequence ATGGGAAACAGGGCAAAATTATGCTTTACTCTTTTCTTGGTAGTTACAGTGTTTTCTCATTTGAAGAGTTATGGTGCTGCAGTCGAGGCTGGAGATACTCTTTCGTTGGGTGCCTCGCTTGCTGGAAACCAGACAATATTTTCCAAGAATGGCACATTTGAGTTGGGATTCTTCAGCCCAAATGGAAGCAACTGGTATATTGGCATCTGGTATGCCAAAATACCAGAGAAGACGATTGTTTGGGTGGCAAACAGGGAGACTCCAGCCAGAAACAGGTCTGGTGTTTTGAAGCTGTCAAGAGAAGGTAATCTGGTACTGTTCGATACAGAGGGTGCTTCTATTTGGTCTGTCAACATGTCGAAGAAGGCCTCCCGGGCTGTGATATTGGATTCTGGTAATTTTTTAATGCTGAGCGGTAACAATAAATCTGAAACTGTTTGGCAGAGTTTCGACAATCCTTTAAATGCAGTATTGCCAGGAATGAGGTTTGGTGGACAGCAAAAGCTAGTTTCTTGGAAAAACTCACTGGATCCCGCTCCTGGGCTTTTCTCCTTGCATGTGGATCCATCTGGGGCCAAACAATTCGTGGTTACATGGAACAATTCTGTACAGTATTGGGAGACTGGAACTTGGGAAGACAAAATTTTCAGTGGACTTCCAGGCCTGAACAAGAGCTTTCATATGATTGTTGAAAGTAGTAGCTCTGGTTTGTATTTCAGTTATACATTGAAGCCTGAATACACTGTGCTCTCACGTTACGTCCTAACAAAGTTCGGAGGAATGCAAGTCAATGCTTTTGTTGATGGCAGTAAATGGAACACGTACTGGTCTCAGCCCGGAGACGCATGCGCCGTATATGGTCTCTGTGGTGCTTATGGAACCTGCAACTCCAACTCAGACAATGGCGCGTGGGATTCACAAGACTGGGGGTCCAGTGGCTGTGTTCGATAG